GCCCGGCACCACGCGGGCCGACGAAGGGCGGGGCTATTCGGGGCGGTCGGGGGTGGTCGCCTTCAGGGACAGCCACAGCTCCATCCGGACGTCCGGGTCGTCCAGTGAGCGGTCCAGGATCTCCTCCACCCGCCGCATCCGGTAGCGCAGCGTGTGGCGGTGGACTCCGAGGTCGGCCGCCGCCGCGTCCCACTGGCCGTGGCGGGCGAGCCAGGCGCGCAGGGACGCGACCAGGTCGCCCCGGCCGTGTTCGTCGTGCTCGCGCAGCGCGCGCAGCATGCCGTCCGCGAAGGCCCGCACCGCGTCGTCCGCCAGCAGCGTGACCATCGACCCGGCTCCCACGTCGTCGCTCTCCACCAGCGTCCGCCCGCGCCTGCGCGCCACCAGCGCGGCCTCCCTGGCCCGCTGGTACGCCCGGTCGGCCGAGGACAGGCCGGTCGTCGCGGACATGCCCAGGGCGAGGCCACCCTCGGTCCGGGAGCGCGGCTCCTCCCGCGCGTAGGCGAGGCAGGCCGCCACCGCCGCGCCGCCGTCGGCCGCGACCAGCACCAGCCCGTCGCCGTCCACCGCCGTCAGCACCGACTCCCCGGCGCGGGCCGCCGCCGCCTCCACCGTCGTGGACAGCGTCTCCATCGCCTTGGCGTCCCCGCCCGGCGCCGCGACCAGCACCCGCAGCGGCGCGTCCAGCAGCCCGCCGTAGAGCTGGCCGGCCACGGCCCTGGCGTGGTCCGGCTCGCCGCTGACCAGCATCCGCAGCACCGCGCCGCCGAGCCTGGCCTCCGCCGCCCGGTACGCGCCGGAGCGCTCCGTGAGCAGGGTGAGGACGGCGACGGCGGACTGCACGGCGTACCGCTCCGCCGTACCGAGCGCCGCGTCCGTGCCGATGGCCAGCACGGCCCGGGGCAGGGTGCCGGTGCCCACCGACTGGAGCTCGACCCGGTCGTCCTCGGGGGCGGTGGCGCAGACGGCGCTGGAGGGCGCCGGCCGGTCCGCCAGCCGCCGCACCTCGGCGGCGAGCTTCGCGGCCCGCCGTCCGGCCCAGCAGGGGGCGGCGGCGGTGACGGAACCGGACAGGTCGTACAGCGCGGCCCACCCGCCCACCTGGACCGCCAGCCGCTCCAGCAGGGCGTCGTGCCCGCCCGCGGAGAGCGCGGCCGAGGTCAGCTCCCGCTGGGCCGCGAACCCGGCCGTGACCGCGCGGTACTGCTCGGCGGCTATCGCGGCCGAGACCGCCTTGCTGATGGCCATGAACGGCGTACGGCGCGGCACCTCGAGCAGCGGCAGCCCGGCCTCGCGGACGGCGGTCAGCAGCGCGGGCGGGACCTCCGGATGGTTCACCCCGACGCCGAATCCGAGCCCCACGACCCCGGCGGCGGCCAGACGGGCGACGTACGCGCGCATCTCCGCCTCGTCGTGCACGGGCAGCTGGAGGCCGGTGACCAGCAGCAGCTCACCGCCGTCCAGCCAGGGCACGGGATCGGCCAGCTCGCTCGCGTGCGCCCAGCGCACCTCGGCGTCGAGCCGGTCCTCGCCCGCGAGAACGCCGAGCTTCAGCGTTGTGTGCTGGACGAGCGTCGCGAGAGTCGGCTGCATGAGTCACCTTGGAAGAGCCGGAACGACACGTCCCCTCACGGTACAGCGGAGGTGTCACGCGGCCGATGGCGCCCGTGGCATATGCGGTGCGTCTCGGCCATGTCGTCGCGTCCCGGCCTCAGCCGAGCCGCACCAGGACCGGCGGTCCCGGCTCGCCGGAGACGCTGGTGAGGGAGAGCACCGCGTGCCGCGGCGGCACACGGTGGGCCAGCTCGGACGCCGACCAGCGCTCCCGTTCGACCCGGCGCACGGTGACGGACTCGGTGGTCGTGTCGCGCCCGGTGAACAGCTTCCGGATTCCGCGCACTGTGCGCTTCATCACACCACCACTTCGGTCAGGAGTGCGGGTGATGTCCTGATCCTCCCGCCACTCCGTGCCCCACGCCCGTGCGAAGTGCTCGGCGTCCCACGTGGTGATGCCGGAGAAGGCCATCCGGCAGCCGACCGCGCCCAGCAGCCCGGCCCGCAGCTCGGCCGGAACGTCGTCCAGGGTGCGCAGCGACAGCACGGCCCCCGCGTTGGCCGGGCGCAGGTGCGTCAGCCCGCGCACCGTGCCGGGGGTGATGGCGGCGGTGGCGTCGTCCAGCACCAGGCAGGCGAAGAGGGAACGGTCCGGACGCGCGGTGACCGCCGCGGTGAACTGGGCCAGCAGCAGCCGGGTGATGATCCGGCCGGCCTCGGCGTGCCCGGTGGCGGGCAGGTCGACACGCACCCGCAGCGGGTGGACCAGGGAGTTGAGCGAGAACGGCCGGGCGGTGTGCGAGAACCCGGCGCGGTCCAGCAGGGCGAGGCGGTCGGCCAGGTGCGGGCCGAGGTCGT
Above is a window of Streptomyces sp. NBC_01803 DNA encoding:
- a CDS encoding PucR family transcriptional regulator ligand-binding domain-containing protein: MQPTLATLVQHTTLKLGVLAGEDRLDAEVRWAHASELADPVPWLDGGELLLVTGLQLPVHDEAEMRAYVARLAAAGVVGLGFGVGVNHPEVPPALLTAVREAGLPLLEVPRRTPFMAISKAVSAAIAAEQYRAVTAGFAAQRELTSAALSAGGHDALLERLAVQVGGWAALYDLSGSVTAAAPCWAGRRAAKLAAEVRRLADRPAPSSAVCATAPEDDRVELQSVGTGTLPRAVLAIGTDAALGTAERYAVQSAVAVLTLLTERSGAYRAAEARLGGAVLRMLVSGEPDHARAVAGQLYGGLLDAPLRVLVAAPGGDAKAMETLSTTVEAAAARAGESVLTAVDGDGLVLVAADGGAAVAACLAYAREEPRSRTEGGLALGMSATTGLSSADRAYQRAREAALVARRRGRTLVESDDVGAGSMVTLLADDAVRAFADGMLRALREHDEHGRGDLVASLRAWLARHGQWDAAAADLGVHRHTLRYRMRRVEEILDRSLDDPDVRMELWLSLKATTPDRPE